A genome region from Triticum aestivum cultivar Chinese Spring chromosome 2B, IWGSC CS RefSeq v2.1, whole genome shotgun sequence includes the following:
- the LOC123045680 gene encoding 14-3-3-like protein GF14-B: MTAPAELSREENVYMAKLAEQAERYEEMVEFMEKVAKTVDSEELTVEERNLLSVAYKNVIGARRASWRIISSIEQKEESRGNEDRVTLIKEYRGKIETELSKICDGILKLLETHLVPSSTAPESKVFYLKMKGDYYRYLAEFKSGPERKDAAENTMVAYKAAQDIALAELAPTHPIRLGLALNFSVFYYEILNSPDRACNLAKQAFDEAISELDTLSEESYKDSTLIMQLLRDNLTLWTSDITEDTAEEEIREAPKHDSSEGQ; the protein is encoded by the exons ATGACGGCACCAGCGGAGCTTTCCCGTGAGGAGAATGTGTACATGGCTAAGCTCGCTGAGCAGGCTGAGAGGTACGAGGAGATGGTTGAGTTCATGGAGAAGGTGGCCAAGACCGTCGACTCCGAGGAACTCACTGTGGAGGAGCGCAACCTCCTCTCTGTTGCATACAAGAATGTGATTGGAGCCCGCCGTGCCTCATGGCGCATCATCTCCTCCATTGAACAGAAGGAGGAGAGCCGTGGCAACGAGGACCGGGTCACACTCATCAAGGAATACCGTGGCAAGATCGAAACTGAGCTTAGCAAGATCTGTGATGGCATCCTCAAGCTGCTCGAAACCCACCTTGTCCCGTCTTCCACTGCCCCTGAGTCCAAGGTCTTTTATCTTAAGATGAAGGGTGACTACTACAG GTATCTTGCCGAATTCAAGAGTGGGCCTGAGAGGAAGGATGCTGCTGAGAATACCATGGTGGCATACAAGGCTGCTCAG GATATTGCTTTGGCTGAGCTGGCTCCAACTCATCCGATTAGGCTTGGGCTGGCACTAAACTTCTCGGTGTTCTATTATGAGATCCTCAACTCGCCTGATCGTGCTTGCAATCTCGCAAAACAG GCATTCGATGAGGCCATTTCGGAGCTGGACACCTTGAGCGAAGAATCCTACAAGGACAGCACCTTGATCATGCAACTCCTTCGTGATAACTTGACCCTCTGGACTTCCGACATCACG GAGGACACCGCGGAGGAGGAGATCAGGGAGGCTCCGAAGCATGACTCCAGCGAGGGGCAGTAA